A DNA window from Bacillus carboniphilus contains the following coding sequences:
- the rpsA gene encoding 30S ribosomal protein S1, whose translation MVEDMNQVDVKVFEVGEIVKGQVTKVEEKQVIVDLENSKLDGIIPISELSSLHVEKASDVVSEGQELTLEVIKVEEDALILSKRKAEAVQAWKDLQVAFEAGNTIEAEIKEVVKGGLVVDLGVRGFVPASLVEDRFVEDFSDYKGKTLTFKIVELDVEKNRLILSHRHVLEEEKGKLRKQSLEKIESGQVMEGTVQRITDFGAFVDIGGVDGLVHVSQLAHQHVDKPSDVVEVGQTVKVKVLSVDRDNERISLSIKETQPGPWSNINEKAPRGTTLTGTVKRLVSYGAFVEVFPGVEGLVHISQISHKHIGTPGEVLKEGQTVQVKVIDVNEQEQRLSLSIKELEEKEEEVKDYELPEENKGFQLGEMIGDKLKDLKS comes from the coding sequence CGAAGTTGGAGAAATTGTGAAAGGTCAAGTAACTAAGGTAGAAGAAAAGCAAGTCATTGTTGACCTTGAAAATAGTAAGCTAGATGGAATTATTCCAATTAGTGAACTATCTAGTCTTCATGTAGAAAAAGCTAGTGATGTAGTATCGGAAGGGCAAGAGCTTACACTTGAAGTAATCAAGGTCGAAGAGGATGCTCTAATCCTTTCTAAACGCAAAGCAGAAGCTGTCCAAGCATGGAAAGACTTACAAGTTGCTTTTGAAGCGGGAAACACGATTGAAGCAGAAATTAAAGAAGTAGTGAAAGGCGGACTTGTGGTAGATTTAGGAGTTCGTGGATTCGTACCTGCTTCTTTAGTAGAAGATCGTTTTGTAGAAGACTTTTCTGACTATAAAGGAAAGACCTTAACTTTTAAAATTGTTGAATTAGACGTAGAAAAGAATCGTTTAATTCTTTCTCATCGTCATGTCCTTGAAGAAGAGAAGGGCAAATTAAGAAAACAAAGTTTAGAAAAAATTGAAAGTGGACAAGTTATGGAAGGAACCGTCCAACGAATTACCGATTTCGGTGCATTCGTTGATATTGGTGGTGTGGATGGTCTTGTCCACGTTTCACAACTTGCTCACCAACATGTTGATAAACCATCTGATGTGGTGGAAGTTGGTCAAACAGTAAAGGTTAAAGTACTTTCTGTTGATCGTGATAACGAAAGAATCTCACTATCCATTAAAGAAACTCAACCTGGACCTTGGTCTAATATCAATGAAAAAGCTCCTAGAGGAACAACTTTAACTGGAACAGTGAAAAGACTTGTTTCTTATGGTGCTTTCGTAGAGGTCTTCCCGGGAGTAGAGGGGCTTGTCCATATATCACAAATCTCTCACAAGCATATTGGAACTCCAGGAGAAGTACTTAAAGAAGGTCAAACTGTACAAGTAAAGGTTATTGACGTGAATGAGCAAGAACAGCGTCTATCCTTAAGCATAAAAGAGTTGGAAGAAAAGGAAGAAGAAGTTAAAGACTACGAGCTTCCTGAAGAAAATAAAGGATTCCAACTTGGTGAAATGATTGGAGACAAACTAAAAGATCTAAAATCATAA
- the fni gene encoding type 2 isopentenyl-diphosphate Delta-isomerase, whose product MSRTQRKLEHIQLALSTGQLRLTGLDDIQIIHQSLPDSSLSDVSLQTFLGELLLSSPIFINAMTGGGGRETQKINEELAIAARETGLALAVGSQMSAIKNPEERKTYEIVRKLHPNGVIFANLGSEATLEQAQQAVEMLEANAIQIHINVVQELTMPEGDRSFKGALERIQAIAESLPVPVIIKEVGFGMGFETVQKLNYSGILAVDIGGFGGTNFAKIENSRRSEEFTFFNEWGIPTSVSLVEACEAADGLEVLASGGITNSLDVVKCLVLGAQAVGMAGTFLRVLKEDGIEKLIESIEQVHKEISFMMTALGCEKVSELRTKPVLFTGQTHHWLKERGVNTSSYSQRGRV is encoded by the coding sequence ATGAGTCGAACACAGCGCAAGCTAGAGCACATTCAACTAGCATTATCAACAGGGCAATTGCGCTTAACAGGTTTAGATGATATACAAATTATTCATCAATCCTTGCCTGACTCATCATTATCTGATGTATCTCTTCAAACCTTTCTAGGCGAACTTCTCTTAAGTTCGCCTATTTTTATAAACGCCATGACAGGTGGCGGTGGAAGAGAGACTCAGAAAATTAATGAAGAGTTAGCGATTGCTGCCAGAGAAACCGGCTTAGCCCTTGCAGTTGGCTCTCAAATGTCAGCGATTAAAAATCCAGAAGAGCGAAAGACATATGAAATCGTACGGAAACTGCACCCAAATGGCGTTATTTTTGCGAATTTAGGTAGTGAGGCCACTCTAGAGCAAGCCCAACAAGCCGTTGAAATGTTAGAGGCAAATGCTATCCAAATTCACATTAACGTAGTGCAGGAGTTAACAATGCCTGAGGGTGACCGATCTTTTAAAGGGGCTCTAGAAAGGATTCAAGCAATAGCAGAGTCTTTACCTGTTCCAGTTATTATCAAGGAAGTTGGATTTGGGATGGGGTTTGAAACGGTTCAAAAGTTAAACTATTCGGGTATCCTTGCTGTTGATATTGGAGGCTTTGGAGGAACAAACTTTGCAAAGATTGAAAACAGCAGAAGAAGTGAGGAATTCACGTTCTTTAATGAATGGGGTATTCCCACCAGTGTCTCTTTAGTCGAAGCTTGTGAAGCAGCAGATGGATTAGAGGTGCTAGCTTCCGGTGGGATTACGAATAGTCTAGATGTTGTTAAATGTCTTGTACTAGGTGCTCAAGCTGTGGGAATGGCAGGAACCTTTTTGAGGGTTTTAAAGGAAGATGGAATCGAAAAACTCATTGAGTCAATTGAACAAGTACATAAGGAAATTTCTTTTATGATGACTGCACTTGGGTGTGAAAAAGTTTCTGAACTGCGAACGAAACCAGTTCTATTCACAGGCCAGACCCATCATTGGTTAAAGG